Proteins encoded in a region of the Coffea eugenioides isolate CCC68of chromosome 4, Ceug_1.0, whole genome shotgun sequence genome:
- the LOC113769206 gene encoding protein ANTAGONIST OF LIKE HETEROCHROMATIN PROTEIN 1-like, with protein sequence MARAPPNFEVNLDDPNDARQAATAVLILSWHFQTHQVPRTRQLVHTCPFTGQGWVDDLLGGKCIRMLNNMRMNVPTFIQLCRILRECGYIIEGPCDKVTLEEGVAIALYGLSHDLTQRVLGERFQHSTETIHRHDCIGAIDGTHVSTSMPRGEQDAFRNRKGMLSQNVLAAYDHNMRFVYVRAGWEGSAHDSRVLLDAISNPDAAFPTPPAGKYYAVDAAYRHIPGFMAPFKSGPGGRSQTTQKGLFNRRHSSVRNIIERTFGVWKMRFKILNGPMKNYPIEAQRNIVVACCVLHNFIREMQPYDVYLPDEVNMDGGGTEGAQMPQFHVTPEALHDWKELRNAMADHMYLHRNE encoded by the exons ATGGCTAGGGCTCCGCCAAATTTTGAAGTGAATTTAGATGACCCAAATGATGCAAGACAAGCCGCAACTGCTGTGTTAATACTATCGTGGCACTTTCAAACACATCAAGTTCCAAGGACAAGGCAGCTAGTCCATACATGCCCTTTCACAGGTCAAGGTTGGGTTGACGACTTGTTGGGGGGAAAGTGCATCAGGATGCTTAACAACATGCGCATGAATGTGCCCACATTTATTCAACTTTGTCGGATATTGCGTGAATGTGGATACATTATTGAGGGCCCCTGTGATAAAGTGACTTTAGAGGAAGGAGTAGCAATTGCTTTATATGGACTGAGCCATGATTTGACACAAAGGGTGCTAGGTGAGCGATTTCAGCATTCCACTGAGACCATTCATCGACAC GATTGCATTGGGGCTATTGATGGAACACATGTCTCGACAAGCATGCCAAGAGGGGAACAGGATGCCTTTCGTAATAGAAAGGGCATGCTTTCACAAAATGTTTTAGCTGCATATGACCACAATATGAGGTTCGTTTATGTCAGAGCTGGTTGGGAAGGTAGTGCCCATGATAGTCGTGTCTTATTGGATGCTATTTCCAATCCGGATGCAGCATTTCCAACCCCACCGGCTGGAAAATATTATGCAGTTGATGCAGCGTACAGACACATTCCAGGATTCATGGCCCCTTTCAAGAGTGGTCCAGGAGGAAGATCACAAACTACACAGAAAGGATTATTTAATCGCCGCCATTCTTCGGTTCGAAATATAATAGAGAGGACGTTTGGGGTATGGAAAATGAGGTTCAAAATTCTGAATGGTCCTATGAAAAACTATCCTATTGAGGCACAGAGGAACATTGTAGTGGCGTGCTGCGTACTACACAATTTCATTAGAGAGATGCAGCCATACGATGTCTACTTACCGGATGAAGTTAATATGGATGGCGGAGGTACCGAGGGAGCTCAAATGCCACAATTCCACGTCACTCCAGAAGCACTCCATGATTGGAAGGAATTACGAAATGCAATGGCTGATCACATGTACCTTCACCGAAATGAGTAG